Proteins from a single region of Corynebacterium pseudogenitalium:
- a CDS encoding Rib/alpha-like domain-containing protein yields MNATKYTAVLATTAALIGAGLAAPQLRAEETAAASDSASAASQSQEAREWRDAEITAGDTITVEPSVPLPEGAKAVGPTSIDGWKLTTDEKTGAVTIEAAPKLRPGQGLRYRVFVLFADKSTATYDTEVTVVPGGNNNANTATIEYKDSLVQPKESVTVTPTGKFPQGTKFYLNSDKIEKWDVSVEEATGAVTVKAGDIGYGSWISIPVRAEFPDGSSDVKHAKVSVADKHGNTTPSSDRLAAKHTPSYPTEQIAGNETATVKQTAELPEGTTFKIVGESKLWDLSIDATNGTITAKPKEPLAAGAVVNVPVIVTYSDDSQDFVQAKVEVTKDPVWQSSKANVDYPVTNTPADETATITPALKDVPDGTKFAMNATPPTGWEISIEPSTGVVTVKTPEGTRAGTQINVPIRVEFPDGSRTVTSAVVLFEAPTNPESEKFKVTYKDVTIKAGENHVFKPAESLPTGAIVNGPKNQSVNGVKVNTDKDGAVSVEVPSHARDFDFTVPLEIYFRDGSKQETKFHVTVKAKETTTPTTSTKESTPTSEESAPRTTDPATSEKTTEPSTPRTSEEATTTKPTTSDKTTEPSTSEESTPTSEESAPRTTDPSTTTPTTSDKTTEPTTSAPRTTEKSTTPETTTPATSTTKATPTTKATTTTKESAPRTSEEASTSETTPTTSTKPSRPQNETTKIEYARTPVHAGESVTLKPKGEFPAGTKFNGPSGSQQGWSATTNSQTGEIRITAPANATVGTTVSFPVTVVFPDKSRQIHEVTVYVERTTTAPSTSEQPTSEQPTGTTTPAKPKESQADKTNVDFEQPKVNAGDTIVQRPSGNVPAGTKFTGPNGTYEGWKFATDPRTGEVTITPPADAKPGASIDYTVTATFPDWSTKEYKLKATVADVDKGGDTGSSSDGSSSSSSNEEGSSTGATIGIVVGVLALLGLLAGAANYVLQYVDINALLR; encoded by the coding sequence ATGAACGCTACAAAGTACACCGCTGTACTGGCAACCACCGCAGCGCTGATCGGCGCCGGCCTGGCCGCGCCGCAGCTGCGCGCGGAAGAGACCGCTGCTGCGTCTGATTCGGCGTCTGCGGCGTCTCAGTCTCAGGAGGCGCGCGAATGGCGCGACGCCGAAATCACCGCAGGCGACACCATCACCGTCGAACCGAGCGTCCCTCTCCCAGAGGGCGCCAAGGCCGTCGGCCCGACCAGCATCGACGGCTGGAAGCTGACCACCGACGAAAAGACGGGTGCCGTTACCATCGAGGCCGCACCGAAGCTGCGCCCCGGCCAGGGACTGCGCTACCGTGTCTTCGTCCTCTTTGCAGACAAATCCACGGCCACCTATGACACCGAGGTCACCGTCGTTCCCGGCGGAAACAACAACGCCAACACCGCCACGATCGAATACAAAGATTCGCTCGTCCAGCCGAAGGAGAGCGTCACCGTCACGCCTACCGGCAAGTTCCCGCAGGGTACGAAGTTCTACCTCAACAGCGACAAAATTGAGAAGTGGGACGTCAGCGTCGAGGAGGCCACCGGCGCCGTCACCGTCAAGGCCGGCGATATTGGATATGGTTCCTGGATCTCCATCCCAGTTCGCGCCGAGTTTCCCGACGGCTCCTCCGACGTCAAGCACGCCAAAGTATCCGTCGCCGACAAGCACGGCAACACCACCCCGTCATCCGACCGCCTCGCCGCGAAGCACACCCCGTCCTACCCAACGGAGCAGATCGCGGGCAACGAAACAGCCACCGTCAAGCAGACGGCTGAGCTGCCGGAAGGCACCACGTTCAAGATCGTCGGCGAGTCCAAGCTATGGGACCTGTCTATCGACGCCACCAACGGCACCATCACCGCGAAGCCAAAGGAGCCGCTCGCTGCCGGTGCGGTCGTGAATGTGCCTGTCATCGTCACCTACTCCGACGACTCCCAAGACTTCGTACAAGCCAAGGTCGAGGTGACCAAGGACCCCGTCTGGCAGTCCAGCAAGGCCAACGTCGATTATCCAGTGACCAATACGCCCGCTGATGAGACCGCCACCATCACTCCTGCACTCAAAGATGTGCCGGACGGCACCAAGTTCGCCATGAACGCAACGCCACCAACGGGATGGGAGATCAGCATTGAGCCATCGACCGGTGTGGTGACCGTCAAAACCCCAGAGGGCACCCGCGCAGGCACCCAGATCAACGTGCCTATCCGCGTCGAGTTCCCCGACGGTTCCCGCACCGTCACCAGCGCCGTCGTCCTCTTCGAGGCGCCAACCAATCCCGAGTCCGAAAAGTTCAAGGTGACCTACAAGGACGTGACCATCAAGGCCGGCGAGAACCACGTGTTCAAACCAGCTGAATCCCTGCCGACCGGTGCCATCGTCAACGGCCCGAAGAACCAGAGCGTCAACGGTGTGAAGGTCAATACCGACAAGGACGGCGCTGTCTCCGTTGAAGTACCAAGCCACGCCCGTGACTTCGACTTCACGGTTCCCCTCGAGATCTACTTCCGCGACGGCTCCAAGCAGGAGACGAAATTCCACGTCACCGTGAAGGCAAAGGAGACGACTACTCCGACGACCTCCACCAAGGAGTCCACGCCGACTTCGGAGGAGTCCGCGCCGCGGACAACCGACCCGGCGACTTCGGAAAAAACCACGGAACCGTCCACGCCACGGACAAGCGAAGAGGCTACGACGACGAAACCGACGACTTCGGACAAGACGACAGAGCCATCCACGTCTGAGGAGTCCACGCCGACTTCGGAGGAGTCCGCCCCGCGGACAACCGACCCGTCAACGACTACGCCGACGACTTCGGACAAGACGACCGAGCCGACCACGTCCGCGCCGCGGACAACCGAGAAGTCCACCACCCCGGAGACGACCACCCCGGCCACGTCGACTACCAAGGCAACGCCAACAACCAAGGCAACGACGACCACGAAGGAGTCCGCGCCGCGGACAAGCGAAGAGGCGTCGACAAGTGAGACGACTCCAACTACCTCGACGAAGCCTTCGAGGCCACAGAATGAGACGACCAAGATTGAGTACGCGCGCACGCCGGTGCACGCGGGCGAGTCCGTGACGCTGAAGCCGAAGGGCGAATTCCCGGCGGGCACGAAGTTCAACGGGCCGAGCGGGTCGCAGCAAGGATGGTCCGCCACCACGAACAGCCAGACTGGTGAGATTCGAATTACTGCACCAGCAAACGCGACGGTTGGTACCACTGTGAGCTTCCCTGTCACCGTGGTCTTCCCAGACAAGTCGAGGCAGATTCACGAAGTCACCGTCTACGTGGAGCGCACCACCACGGCGCCGTCCACCAGCGAGCAGCCGACGAGCGAGCAGCCAACGGGCACGACGACGCCAGCGAAGCCGAAGGAATCGCAGGCGGACAAGACTAACGTCGACTTTGAACAGCCGAAGGTGAACGCCGGCGACACGATCGTGCAGCGTCCGAGCGGCAACGTTCCGGCGGGCACGAAGTTCACGGGCCCGAACGGCACCTACGAGGGCTGGAAGTTCGCCACCGACCCGCGCACGGGTGAGGTCACTATCACGCCTCCGGCGGACGCGAAGCCTGGCGCCTCCATCGACTACACCGTCACCGCGACGTTCCCTGACTGGTCCACAAAGGAGTACAAGCTGAAGGCCACGGTTGCGGACGTCGATAAGGGTGGTGACACCGGATCGAGTAGCGATGGCTCCAGCAGCTCCTCCTCGAACGAGGAGGGCTCGAGCACGGGTGCGACCATCGGCATCGTGGTTGGCGTGCTCGCGCTGCTCGGTCTGCTGGCCGGCGCGGCGAACTATGTGCTGCAGTACGTCGACATCAACGCGCTGCTTCGCTAA
- a CDS encoding TetR family transcriptional regulator produces MRSLSSEQLLAIADECAHIYKVRIRSFAALCACAAVPGAHLHGVPVYDTAHAAARGLADTIRALCPLTGANDAFADVAGTTYLRWVEEA; encoded by the coding sequence ATGCGTAGCTTAAGCAGTGAGCAGCTGCTGGCCATCGCCGACGAATGCGCGCATATATATAAGGTGCGAATACGTTCCTTCGCCGCACTATGCGCCTGCGCCGCCGTCCCCGGCGCCCACCTCCACGGCGTGCCCGTCTACGACACCGCACACGCCGCCGCCCGCGGCCTCGCCGACACGATCCGGGCCCTGTGCCCCCTGACCGGAGCCAACGACGCCTTCGCTGACGTCGCCGGCACCACCTATTTGCGGTGGGTCGAGGAAGCGTAA
- a CDS encoding CopG family transcriptional regulator, translated as MAMTLRLSTDEDTALIMLASAWGCSKQEAARRAIVTAASRLLDDATITNLARTTLQEYAHTERRIRQARDA; from the coding sequence ATGGCCATGACGCTACGACTCAGCACAGACGAAGACACAGCACTCATCATGCTCGCCTCCGCATGGGGCTGCTCCAAGCAAGAGGCCGCCCGCCGCGCCATCGTCACCGCTGCCTCCCGCCTTCTTGACGACGCCACCATTACCAACCTCGCCCGCACCACCCTGCAGGAATACGCCCACACCGAACGCCGCATCCGGCAGGCCCGCGATGCGTAG
- the gyrA gene encoding DNA gyrase subunit A, with product MSDDTLGGGGSDAIQPIDINEEMQTSYIDYAMSVIVGRALPDVRDGMKPVHRRIIYAMYDHGYRPERSYVKSAKPVADTMGNFHPHGDSAIYDTLVRMAQPWAMRYPLVDGQGNFGSPGNDGPAAMRYTECKMTPLAMEMVRDIREDAVEFSPNYDGKTREPDVLPSRVPNLLMNGSNGIAVGMATNIPPHNLNELAEAIYWMLDNYDADEQAALDAVMERVKGPDFPTAGLIVGDQGIKDAYTTGRGSIRMRGVTEIEEIGNRQVITITELPYQVNPDNFIHNIAEQVTAGKMVGISKIEDESSDRVGMRIVVTLKRDAVPRVVLNNLYKHSQLETNFSANMLSIVDGVPRTLRLDQMLRYYVKHQIDVIVRRTKFRLDEAEKRAHILRGLVKALDALDEVIALIRRSPTVDDARQGLIKLLDVDEIQANEILAMQLRRLAALERQKIVDDLAEIERKIADYKDILARPERQREIVGNELREIVEKYGDERRTQIVAATGDVTEEDLIARENVVVTITSTGYAKRTKVDAYKSQKRGGKGVRGAELKQDDVVKHFFICSTHDWILFFTNFGRVYRLKAYELPEAGRTARGQHVANLLEFQPEERIAQVIQIQSYEDAPYLVLATRDGRVKKSRLTDYESARSAGLIAINLNEGDALIGAALAGEEDDLLLVSEQGQAIRFTADDDQLRPMGRATAGVKGMRFRGDDKLLAMAVVQDGEFLLVATAGGYGKRTAIEEYNTQGRGGMGVMTFKYTPKRGKLIGALAVDEEDQIFAITSAGGVIRTEVNQIRPSSRATMGVRLVDLADDVELLAIDKNVEEQGEEEATAVAKGEKTIEEAKEQTSSSISASPKDGE from the coding sequence ATGAGTGATGACACTCTAGGTGGCGGCGGCTCCGACGCCATCCAGCCCATTGACATCAATGAGGAGATGCAGACGAGCTACATCGATTACGCGATGAGCGTGATCGTCGGCCGTGCGCTCCCGGATGTCCGCGATGGCATGAAGCCGGTGCACCGCCGCATCATTTACGCGATGTACGACCACGGCTACCGCCCCGAGCGCTCGTACGTGAAGAGTGCCAAGCCTGTCGCCGACACGATGGGTAACTTCCACCCGCACGGCGACAGCGCGATTTATGACACGCTGGTGCGCATGGCCCAGCCGTGGGCGATGCGCTACCCGCTGGTGGACGGCCAGGGTAACTTCGGTTCCCCTGGTAATGACGGCCCAGCGGCCATGCGTTACACCGAGTGCAAGATGACGCCGCTGGCGATGGAGATGGTCCGCGACATCCGCGAGGACGCCGTGGAGTTCTCCCCGAACTACGACGGCAAGACCCGCGAGCCGGACGTGCTGCCATCGCGTGTGCCGAACCTGCTGATGAACGGCTCGAACGGTATCGCCGTCGGTATGGCCACCAACATCCCGCCGCACAACTTGAACGAGCTGGCGGAGGCCATCTACTGGATGCTCGACAACTATGACGCGGATGAGCAGGCGGCGCTCGACGCGGTAATGGAGCGAGTGAAGGGCCCGGACTTTCCGACGGCCGGCCTCATCGTCGGCGATCAGGGCATCAAGGATGCCTACACCACGGGCCGCGGTTCGATCCGCATGCGTGGTGTGACCGAGATCGAGGAGATCGGCAACCGCCAGGTCATCACGATTACGGAGCTGCCGTACCAGGTCAACCCGGATAACTTCATCCACAACATCGCGGAGCAGGTTACCGCGGGCAAGATGGTGGGCATCTCCAAGATTGAGGACGAGTCCTCCGACCGCGTGGGCATGCGCATCGTGGTCACGCTGAAGCGCGACGCGGTTCCTCGGGTGGTGCTCAATAACCTGTACAAGCACTCGCAGCTGGAGACGAACTTCTCCGCGAACATGCTCTCCATCGTCGACGGCGTGCCGCGCACGCTGCGCCTCGACCAGATGCTGCGCTACTACGTCAAGCACCAGATCGACGTCATCGTTCGCCGCACCAAGTTCCGCCTGGATGAGGCCGAGAAGCGCGCCCACATCCTGCGCGGCCTGGTCAAGGCCCTCGACGCGTTGGACGAGGTCATCGCCCTGATCCGTCGCTCGCCAACGGTTGACGACGCCCGCCAGGGCCTGATCAAGCTTCTCGACGTCGACGAGATCCAGGCCAACGAAATCCTGGCAATGCAGCTGCGCCGCCTGGCAGCGCTGGAGCGCCAGAAGATCGTCGACGACCTGGCCGAGATCGAGCGCAAGATTGCCGACTACAAGGACATCTTGGCCCGTCCGGAGCGCCAGCGGGAGATCGTTGGCAACGAGTTGCGTGAGATCGTCGAAAAGTATGGCGACGAGCGCCGCACCCAGATCGTGGCCGCGACCGGCGATGTGACCGAGGAAGACCTCATCGCGCGCGAGAACGTCGTGGTTACCATCACCTCCACCGGATACGCGAAGCGCACGAAGGTGGATGCGTACAAGTCGCAGAAGCGCGGCGGCAAGGGTGTCCGCGGGGCGGAACTGAAGCAGGACGACGTGGTGAAGCACTTCTTCATCTGCTCCACCCACGACTGGATCTTGTTCTTCACCAACTTCGGCCGCGTGTACCGCCTCAAGGCCTACGAGCTGCCGGAGGCGGGCCGCACCGCTCGCGGCCAGCATGTGGCGAACCTGCTGGAGTTCCAGCCTGAGGAGCGCATCGCGCAGGTCATCCAGATCCAGTCCTACGAGGACGCCCCGTACCTGGTCCTGGCCACCCGCGACGGCCGCGTGAAGAAGTCCCGCCTGACCGACTACGAGTCGGCGCGTTCCGCGGGCCTCATCGCGATCAACCTCAACGAAGGCGACGCCCTGATCGGCGCCGCGCTGGCAGGCGAGGAAGACGACCTGCTGCTCGTCTCTGAGCAGGGACAGGCCATCCGCTTCACCGCTGACGACGACCAGCTGCGCCCAATGGGTCGCGCGACCGCCGGCGTGAAGGGCATGCGCTTCCGCGGCGACGACAAGCTGCTCGCAATGGCCGTGGTCCAGGACGGCGAGTTCCTGCTCGTCGCTACCGCTGGCGGCTACGGCAAGCGCACCGCGATTGAGGAGTACAACACCCAGGGCCGCGGCGGCATGGGCGTGATGACGTTCAAGTACACCCCGAAGCGTGGCAAGCTGATCGGCGCCCTGGCGGTCGATGAGGAAGACCAGATCTTCGCCATCACCTCCGCCGGCGGCGTGATCCGCACCGAGGTCAACCAGATCCGTCCGTCCTCCCGCGCCACGATGGGCGTCCGCCTCGTCGACCTCGCGGATGACGTTGAGCTGCTGGCCATCGACAAGAACGTCGAGGAGCAGGGCGAAGAGGAGGCAACCGCGGTTGCCAAGGGCGAGAAGACGATTGAGGAAGCCAAGGAGCAGACCTCCTCGTCCATCTCCGCGTCGCCGAAGGATGGGGAGTAA
- a CDS encoding DUF3566 domain-containing protein translates to MAARKIVVRRVGVASVFKVATILALVGFVAWMLGAAIVYYGLAQTGVIDSLNSLVSGVGGDQVIDATLVMSAAGLFGLIGVVFVAVMAPLTALLYNAIADLVGGVTLVMSNRAR, encoded by the coding sequence ATGGCCGCCCGCAAGATAGTGGTGCGGCGCGTGGGTGTCGCCTCCGTGTTTAAGGTGGCGACGATCCTCGCCCTCGTCGGCTTCGTCGCGTGGATGCTGGGCGCGGCCATCGTCTACTACGGCCTCGCGCAGACTGGGGTCATTGACTCCTTGAACTCGCTGGTCAGTGGCGTCGGCGGCGACCAAGTTATCGACGCCACCCTGGTCATGTCCGCGGCAGGCCTCTTCGGGCTCATCGGCGTGGTGTTCGTCGCGGTGATGGCCCCGCTGACGGCGTTGCTCTACAACGCCATCGCGGACCTGGTCGGCGGCGTCACCCTGGTGATGTCCAACAGGGCGCGATAG